DNA sequence from the Candidatus Angelobacter sp. genome:
AAGGGAAAGTTTTTCGTCTTTAAAATACTTACTTAATTTTTTCTTAAAATTTGTTCCTAATGGATAAAAATAATCGCCTTTTTTCCAAGTTCTTAATTGTAAAGGCCATTGTAATTTATACAAATCTAAGGCTGCATCTGCAGATGATTCAATCTTCTGATTGAAGGAAAAATATAAAGAAAAAGGGGTTTTTTTAGGTAGAAGATCTATTATTTTATAGACTTTTTGCTCTATATTTCTTATCCTAGGCAAAAGGATCCAATAATTTCTATCTTTTAGAATTCTGTATTTTCTTGAAAAGATTTGCTTTCCTGATTGAGCGTTTAAAAGCCTAATCATATCAGTAATATTTACAAAACCATAAGGGGAAAACAATTTAAAAAGACAAGTAGTTAGAGTATGGATTTTTTTCAGTTTTTTACAGTGAATTTTCCAAAAAAAAGGATGGAATGTTTTTACTTCAGTAATTTCTGAAGAAATTTTTTGGAAATATTCATTTTCTAAATGAAAGGTCTCGTTTAGAAAATTGATCGTTTTTTGGAAATTTTTGTAAAAATTTATAGAAAGTTTTTTGAAAACTGGGACTAAGTCGTGTCGAACAATGTTTCTAAAATATTCATTTTTACTATTGCTACTATCTTCTCTCCAAGAAATATCATGTTTCTTGGCAAAAGAGATAATTTCTGATTTAGTAAAAGGCAAAAGTGGCCGTATATATTGCTTTCTTTTTTTAGGAATGCCTAAAAACCCTTTAATTCCAGTGCCTCTAATAAGATTAAGAAAAAAATTTTCTATAGAATCATCTAAATGGTGACCTAAAGCAAGAAAATCGTAAGATTTTGTGTTGAGCAATTGTTCAAACCAATCATAACGAAGTACTCTAGCCGAAATTTGCATATTTTTCTTTTCAAGAACATTAAAGCGTTTCTTATATAGAGGTATATTTCTTTTTAGACAAAAATAGGTTACGAAGGTTTCATCTTTATTAGAAAAATCTCCTCTTAACTGAAAATTAGCATGAACAACACCAAATGGTATCCTTAGTTTAAGGAGAATATTTAATAGCGACATGCTGTCGATTCCTCCACTTACAGCAACAAGGATTTTTTTTCCTAATGGAAAGATTTTTTTAATCTCTCTGAAAAGTTTTTCTTCATTTAACATCTTTTAAAAGACTTTTTAGGTAAAAAACTATCTCTTCAATAGATTTACCTTTAATAGATATTTTTTTTTTAGCTCTTTCGTAGATGCCCCTTCTCTCATAGAGTTGATTATTTATGAATCTCAATAAAGATAGATCATCTAAATGGTAAATTATAGGTCTGGTTTCTCTTTGTAAACGCAATCTTTCAAATAAAGAAGAAGCTCCGTATCTTAGGTAAACAATGCACGCTTTTTCATTCATTATATTTATATTTTCATAATGGCAAGGTGTTCCTCCACCTAATGCTAGGATATAGGATTTGTAGTTTTTTAAAAATTCTTTCAGAGTTTTATGTTCTATCTTTCTAAAGAATAATTCCCCATTTTTTTTGAATATTTCATAAATAGACTTTTTTTTATTCTTGCAGATAAGATCATCAAGATCATAAAAATGATGCTTTAAATATGTGGAAAAAGCATGCCCCACGTAACTTTTTCCACATCCCATGTATCCAATTAAAATTAATTTCAAAAAAAAAAAATTATTACGGTTTAATACTATATAATTTTTTTTTTTTTAAAATTATATATACATTTTAATTTTGCAAATTTTTTTAGATACACAAAGACTTGGTAGCTCAGTTGGTAGAGCATTACACTTTTAATGTAAGGGTCCTGGGTTCGATCCCCAGCCAAGTCAATATTAGTCAATATTCTTGTCCCTATCTAAAAATTCTTGTGTAGCAATAACAGTTGGGTGAGGAACTTCCTCAAATAACTTGGAGATACCAACTGTTTCTTTATTTTCCAAAATTTCGTCTAGTGCCTTATCTTTATATTTATAAGAAAAAAATTTTTCCATTTTTTGATATATTTCATCTTTGATAAGTTTATTTATTTCATAAGATCGTTTACTCAATCTTAAAATAACCGCATAAATGCTTTCTCCAGATTTTTCTATTTTTTTTATATCGAAAATTTTAGTTGTTTTTGGTATTTTTTTTAGTTTTCCTAAATCCATATAATTAAATGAAGTTTAACTTTTTCTTTGAAAGAAACATATAAAAAATAGCCTCTTCTCTGAAACTACTGTTTCTAAAATCTCTAAAATCATTGATAAAGT
Encoded proteins:
- the tilS gene encoding tRNA lysidine(34) synthetase TilS, translating into MLNEEKLFREIKKIFPLGKKILVAVSGGIDSMSLLNILLKLRIPFGVVHANFQLRGDFSNKDETFVTYFCLKRNIPLYKKRFNVLEKKNMQISARVLRYDWFEQLLNTKSYDFLALGHHLDDSIENFFLNLIRGTGIKGFLGIPKKRKQYIRPLLPFTKSEIISFAKKHDISWREDSSNSKNEYFRNIVRHDLVPVFKKLSINFYKNFQKTINFLNETFHLENEYFQKISSEITEVKTFHPFFWKIHCKKLKKIHTLTTCLFKLFSPYGFVNITDMIRLLNAQSGKQIFSRKYRILKDRNYWILLPRIRNIEQKVYKIIDLLPKKTPFSLYFSFNQKIESSADAALDLYKLQWPLQLRTWKKGDYFYPLGTNFKKKLSKYFKDEKLSLFEKDHIWILTNAYNDIVWIVKRRLDDRFKVTEKTKHVLNIHLS
- a CDS encoding shikimate kinase — its product is MKLILIGYMGCGKSYVGHAFSTYLKHHFYDLDDLICKNKKKSIYEIFKKNGELFFRKIEHKTLKEFLKNYKSYILALGGGTPCHYENINIMNEKACIVYLRYGASSLFERLRLQRETRPIIYHLDDLSLLRFINNQLYERRGIYERAKKKISIKGKSIEEIVFYLKSLLKDVK